A section of the Clostridium omnivorum genome encodes:
- a CDS encoding AI-2E family transporter, with protein MGFIKEVLDKEITKKILVLVALGIILYATKGLINLFLLTFLFTYIMYSFNKFIISKTEKYFHINNVVLTIIMYLIFGVLITFFIYKYIPVVINQTIVIINQISTFDLNTNLPIQQYLMPIFDQVDVSGYTKNAVNYLFQLAANIGKGSISVFMAFMLSLFFMLEKDKIAEFSRRFRKSRIAGFYYYLEGFGKSFVNSFGKVLQAQILIALTNTVLSIIALSIMHFRQLLGLGLMVFILSLIPVAGVIISLIPLCIIAFNMGGIPKVVYVVIMVVVLHGLESYVLNPKFMADKTELPVFLIFLILIISEYLMGTWGLLIGIPMFIFILDLLNVKVADK; from the coding sequence ATGGGATTTATTAAGGAAGTGCTCGATAAGGAAATAACTAAAAAGATACTTGTATTAGTAGCTTTAGGCATAATACTATATGCAACAAAAGGATTGATTAATTTATTCCTTCTAACCTTCTTATTTACATATATTATGTATAGTTTTAATAAATTTATCATTTCAAAGACAGAAAAGTATTTTCACATTAACAATGTAGTTTTAACTATAATAATGTATCTAATCTTTGGTGTGCTTATAACCTTCTTTATATATAAATATATACCTGTGGTAATAAATCAAACTATAGTTATAATAAATCAAATTTCAACCTTTGATTTGAATACAAATTTGCCTATTCAGCAATATTTAATGCCTATATTTGATCAAGTTGATGTTTCTGGATATACAAAAAATGCTGTGAACTATCTTTTTCAGCTAGCAGCTAATATAGGAAAGGGTAGTATAAGTGTATTCATGGCTTTTATGCTTAGCCTATTTTTTATGCTAGAGAAGGATAAAATTGCAGAGTTCTCAAGGAGATTTAGAAAAAGCAGAATTGCAGGCTTCTATTATTATCTAGAAGGCTTTGGTAAAAGCTTCGTAAATTCCTTTGGAAAGGTACTTCAAGCACAAATTTTAATAGCGTTGACTAATACCGTACTTTCTATCATAGCTCTTTCCATTATGCACTTTAGACAGCTTTTAGGGCTCGGACTGATGGTTTTTATTTTAAGTTTGATACCAGTTGCTGGGGTTATAATTTCCCTTATACCACTCTGCATAATTGCTTTTAACATGGGAGGAATACCTAAAGTAGTATATGTTGTTATAATGGTTGTTGTATTACATGGACTTGAAAGCTATGTATTGAATCCTAAATTTATGGCTGATAAAACAGAGCTGCCCGTATTTTTAATTTTCCTTATATTGATAATTTCTGAGTACTTAATGGGAACCTGGGGGTTATTAATAGGAATACCAATGTTTATTTTCATACTAGATTTACTAAATGTAAAAGTAGCTGATAAGTGA
- the ispF gene encoding 2-C-methyl-D-erythritol 2,4-cyclodiphosphate synthase, giving the protein MRIGMGYDVHKLVEGRKLIIGGVEISYEKGLLGHSDADVLLHAIMDSILGAAALGDIGKHFPDTDERFKGISSILLLKEVGKLIKEKGYEIENIDSTIIAQKPKMAPHISNMIKNIAEALNVEEDRINVKATTEEGLGFTGRGEGISSQSICLLK; this is encoded by the coding sequence ATGAGAATAGGCATGGGATATGATGTACATAAACTAGTTGAAGGAAGAAAACTTATTATTGGCGGTGTGGAAATTTCTTATGAAAAAGGACTACTTGGACACTCTGACGCAGATGTTCTATTGCACGCAATTATGGATAGCATTTTAGGTGCAGCAGCTCTTGGAGATATAGGCAAACACTTCCCAGATACTGATGAAAGATTTAAAGGAATTTCTAGCATTTTGCTTCTAAAAGAGGTAGGAAAGCTTATAAAGGAAAAAGGCTATGAAATAGAGAACATTGACTCTACTATAATAGCTCAAAAGCCAAAAATGGCTCCTCACATTAGTAACATGATTAAAAACATAGCAGAGGCTTTAAATGTTGAAGAAGATAGGATTAATGTAAAAGCCACTACTGAAGAAGGTCTTGGTTTTACAGGCAGGGGCGAAGGAATATCTTCACAAAGTATATGCCTTTTAAAATAG
- a CDS encoding ABC transporter ATP-binding protein: MIEIMNLSKNFKNIKAVDNISFKVNNGEIVGLLGENGAGKTTTLRMLATMLKPTDGTAVLNGHDIIKDQAKVRGEVGILFGGEVGLYDRLTARENIKYFAQLNGMSLEQTNNSISYLVKMLNMEEYIDRRVGKFSRGMKQKVAIARSIVHEPSIMLFDEPTIGLDVTAAKIVQDFILNCKSQNKAIVFSSHTMQEVEKLCDRIVIINKGKIIEEGTIEQLKGKYNNNDMEEIFMKLVGGESVVK; encoded by the coding sequence TTGATTGAAATAATGAATTTAAGTAAGAACTTTAAAAACATAAAAGCTGTGGACAATATAAGCTTTAAGGTTAATAATGGTGAAATTGTAGGCCTGCTTGGAGAAAATGGTGCGGGAAAAACTACAACTCTTAGGATGCTTGCTACAATGTTGAAGCCTACTGATGGTACAGCAGTACTAAACGGTCACGATATAATTAAAGATCAAGCAAAGGTAAGAGGAGAAGTAGGAATACTATTTGGAGGAGAAGTTGGGCTATACGATAGGCTTACAGCTAGAGAAAATATAAAGTATTTTGCTCAGCTTAATGGCATGTCCTTGGAACAAACAAATAACAGCATTAGCTATTTAGTTAAAATGCTTAATATGGAAGAATACATAGATAGAAGAGTTGGAAAGTTTTCTAGAGGCATGAAGCAGAAGGTAGCTATTGCTAGGTCTATTGTGCATGAGCCGTCAATTATGCTATTTGATGAGCCTACTATTGGACTGGATGTAACTGCTGCTAAAATTGTGCAGGATTTTATTTTAAACTGCAAGAGTCAAAATAAGGCTATAGTTTTTTCAAGCCATACCATGCAAGAGGTAGAAAAGCTCTGTGACAGGATTGTTATAATTAATAAAGGAAAGATAATAGAAGAAGGTACAATAGAACAGCTTAAGGGTAAATATAACAATAATGACATGGAAGAAATTTTTATGAAGCTGGTAGGGGGTGAAAGTGTTGTCAAGTAA
- a CDS encoding ABC transporter permease, translating to MSSNIVLLVLKKELKDMFRDKKTLIVGILIPLIIFPIMFGVMGKVMDKSTKQVEESVKVAITDADNSSLGEFIKSQKNIKLIKSDNFDKDIKDGKIQVAIEIPNGFQENIGKEALSTIKLTYDNVSQQSSMALSIVKSYVDAYSNGVVAKRLEQRNIDPMLLKPIEIKEVTSVKEESSISTFMLSLMLPLLLVLYSALGPIASATDLGAGEKERGTLEPLLTTQAGRMSILWGKLLAITVMGFLTVAASLMGLFLSMQQKDGMFKGVSTAGLNLGVSSLLLMGIVSVLTTMAFAALSLAISIYARSFKEAQTYMTPLTIIVMIPAYAAYMVDPKNIGGLYFHIPVTNVTCLIKELLVGVYNYNHIFITFGWIALYILISILFARFMFSRESVIFRT from the coding sequence TTGTCAAGTAATATAGTATTATTAGTATTAAAAAAAGAACTTAAAGATATGTTTAGAGATAAGAAGACGTTAATTGTAGGAATTTTAATACCTCTTATTATATTTCCAATAATGTTTGGAGTAATGGGAAAAGTAATGGATAAGAGTACAAAACAAGTAGAGGAGAGTGTAAAGGTAGCTATAACAGATGCTGACAATAGCTCTTTAGGCGAGTTTATAAAAAGTCAGAAGAATATTAAGCTTATTAAATCTGATAATTTTGATAAGGACATAAAGGATGGAAAGATACAAGTAGCTATAGAAATACCTAATGGATTTCAGGAGAATATAGGAAAAGAAGCGCTATCAACTATAAAGTTGACCTATGACAATGTTAGTCAGCAGTCTTCAATGGCATTAAGCATAGTAAAATCATATGTAGATGCCTATTCTAATGGTGTGGTGGCTAAGAGATTAGAGCAGAGGAATATTGATCCTATGCTTCTAAAGCCAATAGAGATAAAAGAAGTTACTTCTGTAAAAGAGGAAAGCTCTATTAGTACCTTTATGCTTTCACTTATGCTTCCATTACTTCTTGTGCTCTATAGTGCATTAGGACCCATAGCTTCAGCAACGGATCTTGGAGCAGGTGAAAAGGAAAGAGGTACCTTGGAACCTTTATTAACCACACAGGCTGGGAGAATGTCCATACTTTGGGGTAAGCTTCTTGCTATTACTGTTATGGGCTTTTTAACTGTAGCTGCTTCGCTTATGGGATTATTTTTATCCATGCAGCAAAAGGATGGTATGTTTAAGGGGGTAAGCACTGCAGGGTTAAATTTAGGTGTTTCTTCACTACTATTAATGGGTATTGTATCAGTACTAACTACAATGGCTTTTGCAGCTTTATCCTTAGCTATAAGCATATATGCTAGATCTTTTAAAGAGGCACAAACCTATATGACTCCTTTAACTATAATTGTAATGATTCCAGCCTATGCTGCATATATGGTTGATCCTAAAAATATTGGAGGACTATATTTTCATATACCTGTGACTAACGTAACTTGTTTAATAAAGGAACTGCTGGTGGGGGTTTATAACTATAATCATATCTTTATAACCTTTGGCTGGATTGCTTTATATATATTGATTTCCATACTATTTGCAAGATTTATGTTTAGCAGAGAATCAGTAATTTTTAGAACATAA
- a CDS encoding MASE3 domain-containing sensor histidine kinase — MNIKFKAFIDDEQVIEVFSIGGLLLLILLLYFMSLKNFNLFCNASELINITCGVSIYAVSKNTYKFSKSGYFLFLGISFLFISSFNLFHISYYGVSMGGNFRVSNLLEQKDTVSSFLQAAAVIYSFRYVKKPLNPMTTFLAYLLMAILIFFGVFYFNAVPTCYGSYGPTIFKKVVEAINIVLLASSGIFLKFNKREFNRETMLFLILSIISMVISQAFLISSIKKPGFMYTIGHLMKVVSIMLIYKAVIQSNLTNPYKSMFSKLKEAKEKLEYKTNELVEINEKLNKENEEFKIMQQDLKESKKNYLQLIDFLPYAIITHRNGKILFLNNAALTMFKANDYKDMIGREILDFVHSEERKVSKTRITKTYNGMDTELLERRMIDINGEVLYVETKAVPYVHKGLPAALVVIGDVSERRRAEEKDKMLKEAIEYDRIKTEFFANISHELRTPLNVIFGAVQLVELYAENDAMVDNIDKVKGYITNMKQNSYRMLRLINNLIDMTKIDSGYLKINKQNHNIISIIEDITLSVAQYIESKGLNIIFDTDVEEKIVACDADVIERVMLNLLSNAIKFTSEGGQIFVNIEDRGGYIDIFVKDTGIGITEDKLAIIFERFRQVDKSLARNNEGSGIGLSLVKSLVEIHGGQINVSSEYGKGTEFVISLPAYNLAEDEVAADYDLPQGNVERINIEFSDIYS, encoded by the coding sequence ATGAATATTAAATTCAAAGCTTTTATTGATGATGAACAAGTTATTGAAGTATTCAGTATAGGGGGACTATTACTTTTAATATTATTGTTATATTTTATGAGTCTTAAAAACTTTAATTTATTTTGTAATGCATCAGAGCTTATAAATATTACTTGTGGAGTTAGTATTTATGCAGTGTCAAAAAATACCTATAAGTTTTCCAAAAGCGGTTATTTTTTGTTCTTAGGAATTAGTTTTCTTTTCATTAGTTCTTTCAATTTGTTTCATATAAGTTATTATGGAGTTTCCATGGGTGGAAATTTTAGAGTTAGCAACCTATTAGAACAAAAAGATACAGTAAGCTCATTTTTACAGGCTGCTGCAGTGATATATTCATTTAGGTATGTTAAAAAACCTTTGAATCCTATGACTACTTTTTTGGCCTATTTATTAATGGCAATATTAATATTTTTTGGTGTCTTTTATTTTAATGCAGTTCCAACATGTTATGGAAGCTATGGACCTACCATATTTAAGAAGGTGGTGGAGGCAATTAACATTGTACTTTTAGCTTCCTCAGGGATCTTTTTAAAATTTAATAAAAGAGAATTTAATAGAGAAACTATGCTATTTTTAATTTTGAGTATTATAAGCATGGTTATATCTCAGGCTTTTTTAATATCTAGTATTAAAAAACCAGGATTTATGTATACTATAGGACATTTAATGAAAGTAGTATCAATTATGTTAATTTATAAGGCAGTAATACAAAGCAACCTAACTAATCCGTATAAGTCCATGTTTTCCAAGCTTAAAGAGGCTAAGGAAAAGCTTGAATATAAGACAAATGAGCTAGTAGAGATTAATGAAAAACTAAACAAAGAGAATGAAGAATTTAAAATAATGCAGCAGGATCTAAAGGAAAGTAAAAAAAATTATCTTCAGCTCATTGACTTTCTACCTTATGCTATAATTACTCATCGAAATGGAAAGATATTATTCTTAAATAATGCGGCATTAACTATGTTTAAGGCTAATGATTATAAGGATATGATAGGCAGAGAAATACTTGATTTTGTACATTCTGAAGAAAGAAAAGTATCAAAAACCAGAATTACAAAGACTTATAATGGTATGGATACTGAGCTTTTAGAGAGAAGAATGATTGATATTAATGGTGAGGTTTTATATGTAGAAACAAAAGCTGTTCCATATGTGCATAAAGGTCTTCCAGCTGCTTTAGTTGTTATTGGTGATGTTTCTGAGCGTAGGAGGGCTGAAGAAAAGGATAAAATGCTGAAAGAAGCAATTGAATACGATAGGATAAAAACAGAGTTCTTCGCTAATATATCTCATGAACTTAGGACACCTTTAAATGTTATTTTTGGAGCAGTACAGCTCGTGGAATTATATGCTGAAAATGATGCAATGGTGGACAATATAGATAAAGTTAAGGGATATATAACAAATATGAAGCAGAATTCTTATAGAATGCTCAGGTTAATAAACAATCTAATAGATATGACTAAAATAGATTCAGGGTATCTAAAAATAAATAAGCAAAACCATAATATTATAAGTATTATAGAGGATATTACACTGTCTGTAGCTCAGTACATTGAAAGTAAGGGGTTAAATATTATTTTTGATACAGATGTGGAAGAAAAGATTGTAGCTTGTGATGCAGATGTAATTGAAAGAGTTATGCTAAATTTATTATCCAATGCTATTAAATTCACTAGTGAGGGTGGACAGATTTTTGTGAATATAGAAGATAGGGGAGGTTATATTGATATATTTGTTAAGGACACTGGAATAGGAATAACTGAGGATAAACTAGCTATTATTTTTGAGAGATTTAGACAAGTAGATAAATCGCTGGCAAGAAATAATGAAGGCAGTGGTATTGGATTAAGTCTTGTAAAATCATTAGTAGAAATACATGGTGGCCAGATTAATGTCTCAAGTGAATATGGCAAAGGTACGGAATTTGTTATAAGCTTGCCTGCATATAATTTAGCAGAGGATGAAGTGGCAGCAGATTATGATTTGCCTCAAGGAAATGTTGAAAGAATAAATATTGAGTTCTCGGATATTTATTCATAA
- a CDS encoding class D sortase, translating to MKKKIIGIAMIVVGITIIGTAFFMRYSAERKQKSMIDAFEKTLENVDKGADSNNKNENSPSQKPPEDVKGAIGIMRIPKIDLKVAIGEGVDNETLKFTVGHFEGTAMPGEKGNFCVAGHRSYTYSEYFNRLDEVKNGDEIIVQTKKGEFKYKVYDTKVVEPSEVSVLDPTKDSTLTLVTCTPVRVATHRLIVKARLVT from the coding sequence ATGAAAAAGAAAATAATTGGTATTGCTATGATTGTTGTAGGAATTACAATAATAGGCACTGCATTCTTTATGCGATATAGCGCCGAAAGAAAGCAAAAATCAATGATTGATGCATTTGAAAAAACCTTGGAAAATGTTGATAAAGGAGCAGATTCAAATAATAAAAATGAAAATAGTCCTTCTCAAAAACCGCCCGAGGATGTTAAAGGCGCAATTGGCATTATGAGGATTCCGAAGATAGACTTAAAGGTGGCAATTGGAGAAGGTGTTGATAATGAAACTTTAAAATTTACAGTAGGCCATTTTGAAGGAACTGCTATGCCTGGAGAAAAGGGTAATTTTTGCGTAGCAGGACATAGAAGCTATACTTACAGTGAATATTTTAATAGATTAGATGAAGTTAAAAATGGCGATGAAATAATAGTTCAAACTAAAAAAGGTGAATTTAAGTATAAAGTATATGATACTAAGGTAGTAGAGCCTTCCGAGGTTTCTGTGCTAGACCCTACAAAGGATTCAACACTAACGCTAGTAACTTGTACTCCAGTTAGGGTTGCTACTCATAGGCTTATAGTAAAAGCAAGGTTAGTTACATAA